The Bos indicus x Bos taurus breed Angus x Brahman F1 hybrid chromosome 11, Bos_hybrid_MaternalHap_v2.0, whole genome shotgun sequence genome includes a region encoding these proteins:
- the CDC42EP3 gene encoding cdc42 effector protein 3 encodes MPAKTPIYLKAANNKKGKKFKLRDILSPDMISPPLGDFRHTIHIGKEGQHDVFGDISFLQGNYELLPGNQEKAHMGQFPGHNEFFRANSTSDSMFTETPSPVLKNAISLPTIGGSQALMLPLLSPVTFSSKQESFGPGKLPRLSCEPVVEEKVPEKSSVLENGTVHQADVSWGSSGSASQSSQGRDSHSSSLSEQYPDWAAEDMFDHPAPCELVKEKTKSEESLSDLTGSLLSLQLDLGPSFLDEVLNVMDKNK; translated from the coding sequence ATGCCAGCCAAAACCCCGATTTACCTGAAAGCTGCCAataacaagaaaggaaagaaatttaaactgAGGGACATCTTGTCTCCCGATATGATAAGTCCGCCCCTCGGAGACTTCCGCCACACCATTCACATCGGCAAGGAGGGCCAGCACGACGTCTTcggagacatttcctttctccaaggcaACTATGAGCTTCTACCCGGAAACCAGGAGAAAGCACACATGGGCCAGTTCCCTGGGCATAATGAGTTCTTCCGGGCCAACAGCACCTCCGACTCCATGTTCACAGAAACGCCCTCGCCGGTGCTCAAAAACGCCATCTCTCTCCCGACCATCGGAGGGTCCCAAGCCCTCATGTTGCCCTTGTTGTCCCCGGTGACATTCAGTTCCAAGCAGGAGTCCTTTGGGCCGGGAAAGCTGCCCCGGCTTAGCTGTGAGCCGGTCGTGGAGGAGAAGGTTCCAGAGAAAAGCAGTGTGTTGGAGAACGGGACGGTCCACCAGGCGGACGTCTCATGGGGGTCGAGCGGGTCTGCATCGCAGTCCAGCCAGGGGCGGGACAGCCACTCCTCCAGCCTGTCCGAACAGTACCCCGACTGGGCCGCGGAGGACATGTTTGACCATCCCGCCCCTTGCGAGCTCGTCAAGGAAAAGACTAAATCAGAGGAGTCCCTCTCTGACCTCACGGGTTCCCTCCTGTCCCTGCAGCTTGATCTCGGGCCCTCCTTTCTGGATGAGGTGCTGAATGTCATGGATAAAAATAAGTAA